In Limanda limanda chromosome 21, fLimLim1.1, whole genome shotgun sequence, a genomic segment contains:
- the stub1 gene encoding E3 ubiquitin-protein ligase CHIP yields the protein MAGSPEKSSTAQELKEQGNRLFLCRKYQEAATCYSKAINRNPSVAVYYTNRALCHVKLQQHDKALADCKHALELDSQSVKAHFFLGQCHLELENYDEAIGNLQKAYNLAKEQRLNFGDDIPSALRIAKKKRWNNIEEKRINQENELHAYLTKLILAEKEREQEEYKEKEDDNQNGGDASKIASKHDKYLMDMEELFSQVDEKRKKRDIPDYLCGKISFELMREPCITPSGITYDRKDIEEHLQRVGHFDPVTRSPLTQDQLIPNLAMKEVIDAFIQENGWVEDY from the exons ATGGCCGGCAGCCCGGAGAAGAGTTCCACCGCGcaggagctgaaggagcaggGGAACCGGCTGTTCCTCTGCCGCAAGTACCAGGAGGCTGCGACCTGCTACAGCAAAGCGATC AACCGGAATCCATCCGTGGCAGTGTACTACACCAACAGGGCTCTCTGCCacgtgaagctgcagcagcatgacAAGGCTCTGGCAGATTGTAAGCACGCCCTGGAGCTGGACAGCCAGTCGGTCAAGGCCCACTTCTTCCTGGGCCAGTGTCACCTAGAGCTGGAGAACTATGATGAAGCCATCGGTAACCTGCAGAAAG CTTATAACCTGGCCAAAGAACAGAGGCTGAATTTTGGAGACGACATCCCCAGTGCCTTGCGCATTGCCAAGAAGAAACGCTGGAACAACATTGAGGAGAAGCGCATCAACCAGGAGAATGAGCTGCATGCTTACTTGACCAAGCTCATACTGGCTGAGAAGGAAAG AGAACAAGAAGaatacaaagaaaaagaggacGACAATCAAAATGGGGGCGATGCTTCCAAGATTGCATCAAAACAC GACAAGTATCTAATGGACATGGAAGAGCTCTTCTCTCAAgtggatgaaaaaagaaaa AAGCGGGATATCCCAGATTACCTGTGTGGGAAGATCAGCTTTGAGCTGATGAGAGAGCCCTGCATCACTCCCAGTGGAATCACCTACGATCGCAAGGACATTGAAGAGCACCTACAG CGAGTGGGTCATTTTGACCCTGTCACAAGGAGTCCTCTGACCCAGGACCAGCTGATCCCTAACCTGGCAATGAAGGAAGTCATCGATGCCTTTATCCAGGAGAACGGCTGGGTGGAGGACTACTGA